DNA sequence from the Deltaproteobacteria bacterium genome:
GGCCACCAACATGAGATCAGCAAGCTCGTCAATGACAATCAAGACAAGCGGAAGCTTTTCATCGATGTGGCCCTCATCAGATCTCCCTGAATCCCGTGATCCAGCGGCATGTTCAACGGTATCTTTTCCCTTGATCAGCTTCTTATTGTATTGATATATGTTTCGCACCCTCTTTTCGGCCATAAGAGTATAACGACGTTCCATCTCTTGAACTGCCCAGTGTAAGGCCCGTGTTGCCTTCTTAGCTTCCGTGACCACAGGCACGATCAAGTGAGGAATACCATCATAGGTAGAGAGTTCGATCCGCTTGGGATCGACCAATATCAGTTTCACCTCCTCTGGGGTTGCCTTGTACAGAACGCTGCAAATCATGGCATTTAACCCCACACTCTTGCCGGACCCCGTGGCGCCTGCGATCAAGAGGTGAGGCATTTTTACCAGATCGGTTACGAATGGATTTCCCAAAATATCCTTGCCCAAAGCTAGGGTAAGTTTAGACTTGGATCCTTGAAAGGCTTCAGAGGCAACAATATCTCTGAGTTTGACTGTCTCCCGCTCTGCATTAGGGACCTCGATGCCAATGACTCCCTTGCCCGGAATGGGGGCCACAATGCGAATACTCGCGGCTCGAAGGGCAAGAGCCAGGTCGTCTGTCAGGTTCACAATCTTGTTGATCTTGACTCCTGGCGCGGGCTCATACTCGTACATGGTCACCACAGGTCCTGGAGAAACTGCCACGACCTTCCCGGAGACATCGAAGTCACTCAGTTTTTTCTCCAACAGCCGCGACTGCATCTGAATGCTCTCGCGGTCCATTGCCTTAACATCAGATCCGCCACCGTCCAGCAGGTTCAGAGAAGGCACCCTGAACCCGTGATCATCGGTCATGAATTCAAAGACCTCCTGTCGTTCGACAGGTACCTCTTTGAACTTCTTGTGTGGACGTTCTACAATCTCCACAGGAACGTCCTTTTTTTGCGAAAGCTTCCGGCCTGTCCTGGCCCTTCTCCTTGCCTTATGGCGGCGCTCCTTCCAGATTATCCAGCCTGCCTTTGCACGGGCAAAAATATTTCTACACAAATTGGAAAGCCACCCGAAAAGAGTCATTAGTGATAGCCGAGTAGTCATGATGAATGCAATGGTCCAAATGGTGAGCAGAAAAACAAGCCCACCGGCTGAATTCACATATCTCACAACGACCTTAGCCAACGGGATCCCTAGAATCCCGCCGCTGGAAAAGCGCTTTCCAAAAAGAAGGTAATGGGTGTGATGCATTGACAGAAGTCCGCCTGTTGTCACCATTAACAGGAGTCCGCCGACAAGAGTGATAAGAATGGCGCCCCTAGAGTATGCCTTGAAAACATATGATATGATGATAAGCAAGACAATGGGTATCCAAAAAGCGCCTAACCCAAATACAGCGACGAGAAAACCGGCCACGTGAGCCCCGGCCGGCCCAAAGAGGTTCCGCACCTCTCCTGACGTCTGGACACGATTAACGCAAGGGTCTGATGGGTGGTAGGAAAGGAGGCTTGCAGCCGTAA
Encoded proteins:
- a CDS encoding DNA translocase FtsK; translation: MRKEILGVVLIFILIFTAASLLSYHPSDPCVNRVQTSGEVRNLFGPAGAHVAGFLVAVFGLGAFWIPIVLLIIISYVFKAYSRGAILITLVGGLLLMVTTGGLLSMHHTHYLLFGKRFSSGGILGIPLAKVVVRYVNSAGGLVFLLTIWTIAFIMTTRLSLMTLFGWLSNLCRNIFARAKAGWIIWKERRHKARRRARTGRKLSQKKDVPVEIVERPHKKFKEVPVERQEVFEFMTDDHGFRVPSLNLLDGGGSDVKAMDRESIQMQSRLLEKKLSDFDVSGKVVAVSPGPVVTMYEYEPAPGVKINKIVNLTDDLALALRAASIRIVAPIPGKGVIGIEVPNAERETVKLRDIVASEAFQGSKSKLTLALGKDILGNPFVTDLVKMPHLLIAGATGSGKSVGLNAMICSVLYKATPEEVKLILVDPKRIELSTYDGIPHLIVPVVTEAKKATRALHWAVQEMERRYTLMAEKRVRNIYQYNKKLIKGKDTVEHAAGSRDSGRSDEGHIDEKLPLVLIVIDELADLMLVASRDVELALTRLAQMSRAAGIHLLIATQRPSVDVLTGIIKANFPTRISFQVSSRTDSRTILDSNGAEDLLGSGDMLLLPPGTAKLQRIHGAHVSEMEIRRIIDFLKKQREPVYREDVVRAHIEEEEVVREDEYDEKYDEAVALVTETRQASISMIQRRLRVGYNRAARMIEMMEREGVVSPSEGSKPREVLVKGYGV